The following are from one region of the Phormidium ambiguum IAM M-71 genome:
- a CDS encoding helicase-related protein encodes MANLLAGTEVEARSLRWEVVSSTQLGQQTLYRLRCLEGELRGEEFDILYPFESIEPVIRDLRPDRAAPLSNWLVYHQAFLLEQALGTDALLAVQPGRLYLESYQLVPVLRAIRMSRVRLLLADGVGLGKTIQAGLIITELMARRVAHRILIVSPAGPLLEQWKLEMAERFGLRMDEINRARLEEIRRGTELGANPFDHISLGIASIDFLKQEKIIDLLERASYDMVVLDEAHHCMDLGAIEDREDSQRRRLAQVLARRCDSLLLLTATPHDGNDRSFASLCELLDPSLIDGRGSLRSDRYRRHVVRRLKSHIPGRFKTRIVRPISVTASPTLHPNFVVLQQGLLELIAPELRRAFRNKRYNDVLAFIALLKRSVSTVAACKSTLTVVAERFQQLLTEGSETQESKRQRLKTLRDYYRKLERFGTVSFEEEQEQFALEAEELAQNLAELEREVRSGSRSVAKISNLVEALDNLVELADVAVEQDPKLHQLIEEIQQIRSSEPNANVLIYTEYITSQRAAAKAIQAAKLGEVLMLSGDDADKVRLEITDRFRTETNLILVSTDTAAEGLNLQQRCHHLIHLELPFNPNRLEQRNGRIDRFGQDLDPIVSYLFLRGTFEERILLRLIAKYEKQRAILTFVPNTLGLTTSTDATTAKLLKGLMDEDAKLFEDDTPLLVDLETADENEGTDPATRELLEEIDHSLKGFREAARTHTWLGDAGLNAESRLLAEAGEAKEKGDRTLSVNLLSFVRDAVYLDGGDFRETTQTDIFEVRLPSNWCYGLEELPGYDANTRYLRLTTNLDVTRDAQNRPVGFLGRAHPLVRRALDRVRNLSFGNADSYSQDPRASVVKADVPSPTLLFTFLGRVASRMGSEFERVLAVKITHERETEFYLQANQWLCLIDPKRAINTKDVWQNYFQQGWETAKSSAHSTAEGGWQVAVKDFVRGYTLELEREQDAIAQWLQLRTQEITGEVVTAIQRSLFDTANSEEPTFQSEWMYLKDPAQRLAAYATDVTQPAKLRSEADGVLRIYRQRCEMIQSRLALSNPEILPLGVLMLVPEVNYDT; translated from the coding sequence ATGGCAAACTTGCTAGCAGGCACAGAAGTGGAAGCGCGATCGCTACGCTGGGAAGTAGTAAGCAGTACCCAACTAGGGCAGCAAACACTTTACCGTCTGCGCTGCTTAGAGGGAGAACTGCGCGGGGAAGAATTTGACATCCTCTATCCCTTTGAATCTATTGAACCAGTAATTCGCGATTTGCGTCCAGACCGCGCTGCACCATTAAGTAATTGGTTGGTTTACCACCAAGCTTTTCTTTTGGAACAAGCACTGGGAACGGATGCACTGCTGGCAGTTCAACCAGGTCGTCTTTACCTTGAATCTTATCAACTGGTTCCGGTTCTGCGTGCTATTCGCATGAGTCGGGTGCGTTTGCTGTTGGCAGATGGAGTTGGTTTGGGGAAAACTATTCAAGCAGGGTTAATTATTACCGAGTTGATGGCGCGGCGAGTAGCGCATCGGATTTTAATTGTTTCTCCGGCAGGGCCATTGTTGGAACAGTGGAAACTGGAAATGGCAGAACGGTTTGGTTTGCGGATGGATGAAATTAACCGCGCTAGGTTGGAGGAAATTCGCAGAGGCACGGAGTTAGGCGCAAATCCATTTGACCATATTTCCTTGGGAATTGCTTCGATCGATTTTCTGAAACAGGAAAAAATTATCGATTTGCTCGAAAGAGCGAGTTATGACATGGTGGTGTTGGATGAAGCGCATCACTGTATGGACTTAGGCGCGATCGAGGATCGGGAAGATTCTCAGCGCCGCCGACTTGCCCAAGTGTTAGCGCGTCGCTGTGATTCGTTACTATTACTAACGGCGACTCCCCATGATGGCAATGACCGTTCCTTTGCATCTCTGTGCGAACTGTTAGACCCTTCTTTGATAGATGGAAGAGGAAGTTTGAGAAGCGATCGCTATCGTCGCCATGTTGTCCGTCGCTTGAAATCTCATATTCCTGGACGCTTCAAAACTCGCATCGTCCGACCAATATCAGTAACAGCTTCGCCAACATTACATCCTAATTTTGTAGTGTTACAACAGGGATTACTGGAATTAATTGCACCAGAACTCCGTCGCGCTTTTAGGAATAAGCGTTATAACGATGTGTTGGCATTTATTGCTTTACTCAAACGCAGTGTTTCCACTGTGGCAGCTTGTAAATCAACATTAACAGTGGTGGCAGAACGATTTCAACAGTTGCTAACAGAAGGTTCGGAAACTCAAGAAAGTAAAAGGCAGAGGTTAAAAACACTACGAGATTACTATCGAAAATTAGAACGGTTTGGCACGGTTAGTTTTGAAGAAGAACAAGAACAATTTGCCTTAGAAGCAGAAGAGTTAGCGCAAAATTTAGCCGAATTAGAACGGGAAGTTCGGTCTGGTTCGCGGAGTGTGGCTAAAATTTCTAATTTAGTAGAAGCACTGGATAATTTAGTTGAATTAGCTGATGTAGCAGTTGAACAAGATCCCAAATTGCACCAATTAATTGAAGAAATTCAACAAATTCGCTCTTCTGAACCAAATGCTAACGTACTAATTTACACGGAGTATATCACCAGTCAACGTGCAGCAGCAAAAGCAATTCAAGCTGCGAAACTGGGCGAAGTATTGATGCTTTCTGGTGATGATGCAGATAAGGTGCGCTTAGAAATTACCGATCGCTTTCGCACAGAAACTAATTTAATATTAGTTAGCACTGATACCGCAGCAGAAGGTTTGAATTTACAGCAACGCTGTCATCATTTAATTCATTTAGAATTACCGTTTAATCCTAATCGATTAGAACAACGTAATGGAAGAATTGACCGTTTTGGGCAAGACCTCGATCCAATTGTCAGTTATTTGTTTTTACGGGGGACTTTTGAAGAGCGCATCTTACTGCGGTTGATTGCTAAGTATGAAAAACAACGAGCTATTTTGACTTTTGTGCCGAATACTTTGGGTTTAACAACTTCTACAGATGCAACCACTGCTAAACTATTAAAGGGATTGATGGATGAAGATGCGAAACTTTTTGAAGATGATACGCCGTTGTTAGTTGATTTAGAAACGGCAGATGAAAATGAGGGAACCGATCCAGCCACTCGCGAATTATTAGAAGAAATTGACCATTCTTTAAAAGGATTTCGGGAAGCAGCACGCACTCATACTTGGTTAGGCGATGCTGGGTTAAATGCAGAGTCGCGACTGCTGGCGGAAGCAGGGGAAGCAAAGGAAAAAGGCGATCGCACCCTATCAGTCAACCTCCTCAGTTTTGTCCGTGATGCCGTTTATCTGGATGGCGGCGACTTTCGGGAAACGACGCAAACTGACATTTTTGAGGTGCGACTTCCCTCAAATTGGTGTTATGGGTTGGAGGAATTACCGGGATATGATGCAAATACGCGCTATTTGCGATTAACTACGAATTTGGACGTTACCCGCGATGCCCAAAACCGCCCTGTGGGATTTTTGGGTCGCGCCCATCCTCTAGTCAGACGTGCTTTAGACCGAGTGCGAAATTTATCTTTTGGCAATGCAGATTCATACAGCCAAGACCCTCGCGCTAGTGTAGTAAAAGCAGATGTTCCAAGTCCTACTTTACTATTTACATTTCTCGGTCGGGTTGCTAGCAGAATGGGGTCAGAATTTGAGCGAGTATTGGCGGTGAAGATTACCCATGAAAGAGAAACAGAATTTTATTTGCAAGCAAACCAATGGTTATGTTTGATAGATCCAAAACGGGCAATTAATACCAAAGATGTTTGGCAAAATTATTTTCAGCAGGGATGGGAAACGGCAAAAAGTTCGGCGCACTCAACTGCTGAAGGAGGTTGGCAGGTAGCAGTGAAAGATTTTGTTCGGGGATATACCCTTGAGTTAGAACGGGAACAAGATGCGATCGCCCAATGGTTGCAACTGCGAACTCAGGAAATTACTGGGGAAGTTGTCACCGCTATTCAAAGAAGTTTATTTGATACTGCTAACTCAGAAGAGCCAACTTTTCAGTCAGAATGGATGTATCTCAAAGACCCCGCGCAAAGGTTAGCTGCTTATGCCACTGATGTCACTCAACCTGCGAAACTGCGTAGCGAAGCGGACGGGGTGTTACGTATCTATCGCCAGCGTTGCGAAATGATACAGTCGAGATTAGCACTGAGTAACCCAGAAATTTTGCCCTTGGGTGTTTTGATGCTGGTTCCAGAGGTAAATTATGACACTTGA